In one window of Candidatus Sulfuricurvum sp. RIFRC-1 DNA:
- the napH gene encoding quinol dehydrogenase ferredoxin subunit NapH: MKNYRYLLLRRLTQISLLVLYVGANVWGWKFLQGNLSSSSVLGTLPLSDPYAVMQIAVTGASIGMDILLGALIITIFYGIIGGRAFCSWVCPINIISDSAAWLRRALKFSEVQKRFYMSRSLRYWILALSLILSALMGVAVFELISPISMAHRGLIFGMGMGGGALIVIFLFDLLVHENGWCGYVCPLGAVHSLIGNFSLIRVWHDASKCTDCRSCVTVCPEKEVLHMINHSSESVLMGECTNCGRCVDVCQENALGFSIRSQLKQPKDEE; this comes from the coding sequence ATGAAAAACTATCGCTATCTACTCCTTCGTCGTTTAACGCAAATCTCGCTGTTGGTTCTTTACGTAGGAGCCAATGTGTGGGGATGGAAATTCCTTCAAGGCAATCTCAGCAGTTCCTCCGTGTTGGGAACACTCCCGCTGAGTGATCCTTATGCGGTGATGCAAATCGCCGTTACGGGGGCAAGCATAGGGATGGACATCTTGCTGGGTGCGCTGATTATAACGATCTTTTACGGAATCATCGGCGGACGCGCTTTTTGCAGCTGGGTTTGTCCTATCAATATTATTAGCGACAGTGCCGCATGGCTGCGTCGAGCATTAAAGTTTTCCGAAGTGCAAAAACGGTTTTATATGAGCCGATCGCTGCGCTATTGGATTTTGGCTCTGAGTTTAATCCTCTCTGCCCTTATGGGTGTAGCGGTATTTGAACTTATCAGTCCTATTTCGATGGCCCATCGTGGTCTTATCTTCGGTATGGGGATGGGCGGCGGTGCACTGATCGTAATCTTTTTATTTGATTTGCTGGTGCATGAAAACGGATGGTGCGGATACGTCTGCCCTCTGGGAGCAGTTCATTCATTAATCGGGAATTTTTCTCTGATTCGTGTGTGGCATGATGCGTCAAAATGTACTGACTGTCGCAGCTGTGTTACCGTATGCCCTGAAAAAGAGGTGCTTCATATGATTAATCACAGCAGCGAAAGTGTGCTTATGGGTGAGTGTACCAATTGTGGCAGATGCGTAGATGTCTGTCAAGAAAACGCGCTCGGATTTTCAATCCGATCTCAACTAAAACAACCAAAGGATGAGGAATGA
- a CDS encoding nitrate reductase cytochrome c-type subunit, with protein MKAKKLIGSLVAASLIISSVYAVNTDVDETQLGLRKVDIYTEDTAVPNGTNYNKEAPGTSKRFDRAYTNAPPMIPHDIDDLGEIDKNNNSCLGCHMPEIAKDMGATPIPKSHFTSFRPAISVDDDDNLKAESDDQIIKKDLHGQLWQGRYNCSACHAPQTKGDLKVANTFKPAYTDKKGQKHKNKSYLLDELDIGVKVGNGL; from the coding sequence ATGAAAGCAAAAAAACTAATCGGTAGCTTGGTCGCTGCTTCACTAATCATTAGCAGTGTTTACGCTGTTAATACAGATGTGGATGAAACACAATTGGGATTACGTAAAGTCGATATTTATACCGAAGATACAGCTGTCCCAAATGGTACGAATTACAATAAAGAGGCTCCGGGTACGTCAAAACGGTTTGATCGTGCATATACCAATGCACCGCCTATGATTCCCCATGATATTGATGACCTTGGGGAAATTGATAAAAACAACAACTCGTGTCTCGGGTGTCATATGCCTGAGATTGCCAAAGACATGGGAGCGACACCGATTCCTAAGAGTCACTTTACCAGTTTTAGACCGGCAATATCGGTCGATGATGATGATAATCTCAAAGCAGAAAGCGATGATCAAATCATTAAAAAAGATCTTCATGGGCAGCTATGGCAAGGGCGCTATAACTGTTCGGCATGCCACGCTCCTCAGACAAAAGGGGATTTAAAAGTGGCAAATACCTTTAAACCTGCCTATACAGACAAAAAAGGGCAAAAACATAAAAACAAATCGTATCTCCTTGATGAACTCGACATCGGCGTCAAAGTCGGAAACGGTTTGTAA
- a CDS encoding 4Fe-4S binding protein, with translation MEHEARRGFFGAIASLFKEEAQYIVRPPYVMEGATFNECLTCEAMCVSACEEKILVRDTQGVPFVDFKISGCSDCHKCLDACTPKVLSDPTKFIQGHAKIRMSNCMSHQGSICFSCKEPCLENAIVFKGMLNPIILPEKCTGCGYCIGVCPSGAIEVVA, from the coding sequence ATGGAACACGAAGCACGTCGGGGTTTTTTCGGCGCTATTGCCTCTCTCTTTAAAGAGGAAGCGCAGTATATCGTCCGTCCCCCGTACGTGATGGAAGGTGCGACATTTAACGAATGTCTTACGTGTGAGGCAATGTGTGTAAGCGCCTGCGAGGAAAAGATTCTTGTTCGCGATACGCAAGGAGTCCCTTTTGTGGATTTTAAAATTTCGGGATGCAGCGATTGCCATAAATGTTTGGATGCCTGTACCCCGAAAGTTCTTAGCGATCCGACGAAATTTATCCAAGGACATGCTAAGATCAGGATGTCGAACTGCATGTCGCATCAAGGGAGTATTTGTTTTTCGTGCAAAGAACCTTGTTTGGAAAATGCGATAGTGTTTAAAGGGATGTTGAATCCTATAATTCTTCCTGAAAAATGTACCGGTTGCGGCTATTGTATCGGCGTATGCCCAAGCGGAGCGATAGAGGTGGTAGCGTGA
- a CDS encoding chaperone NapD produces the protein MNISSIVVQTNPKFTDEVVEIFKAADFCDYHLHDEKGRIIVTIEGEGVEEEIAKLVKIQEMEHVISADMSFAYSEDELNAERDKLEAVGGDLPEWLNDENATKRDIKYNGDLKDRF, from the coding sequence GTGAATATTTCAAGCATAGTGGTGCAAACCAATCCAAAGTTTACCGATGAGGTGGTCGAGATTTTCAAAGCGGCCGATTTTTGTGACTACCATTTGCACGATGAAAAAGGTCGTATTATTGTCACTATTGAAGGCGAAGGTGTCGAAGAAGAGATTGCCAAGCTGGTAAAAATTCAAGAGATGGAACACGTTATTTCAGCTGATATGTCGTTTGCTTACAGCGAAGACGAACTCAATGCGGAGCGTGATAAACTGGAAGCTGTTGGCGGTGATTTACCCGAATGGCTAAATGATGAAAATGCAACGAAACGTGATATTAAATACAATGGGGATCTCAAGGATCGTTTTTAA
- a CDS encoding c-type cytochrome — translation MKKGLMLFGVLIGLGFVSAHAAEEGAVLYKKCAACHGATGEKAALGKSKIIKDMSSAEIITALKGYKDGTYGAASKAIMKGQVASLNDAQMSALAAHISK, via the coding sequence ATGAAAAAAGGTTTGATGTTATTTGGCGTATTGATCGGTTTAGGTTTTGTGAGTGCTCATGCGGCTGAAGAGGGTGCGGTACTTTATAAAAAATGTGCAGCTTGTCACGGTGCTACAGGTGAAAAAGCGGCATTAGGCAAAAGTAAAATCATTAAAGATATGAGCTCAGCAGAGATCATAACAGCCCTCAAAGGGTATAAAGACGGTACCTACGGTGCGGCTTCAAAGGCGATCATGAAAGGGCAGGTTGCATCGCTTAACGATGCTCAAATGTCTGCTCTTGCCGCTCACATCTCGAAATAA
- a CDS encoding anaerobic ribonucleoside-triphosphate reductase activating protein has protein sequence MHPLYDITCFTLLDYPDIPAAIFWFAGCNLRCTYCYNPDIVLGWGTISEQKALNFLSSRRGLLEGIVLSGGEATTYPNLIPFCHSIKALGFKLKLDTNGMRPDVVKELLEENLLDYVALDYKAPASEMSRICGGGSEKRFWECLDTVQSHGVDFEVRTTLHPDILNERQIITMANKLKAMGYQKPFYVQVFRAGTETLGKVESPSRPIDLDLLSHFVALRY, from the coding sequence ATGCATCCGCTCTATGATATCACCTGCTTTACGCTTCTAGACTATCCCGACATTCCTGCCGCCATTTTTTGGTTTGCAGGATGCAATCTGCGATGCACATACTGCTACAATCCCGATATTGTTTTAGGATGGGGGACGATCAGTGAACAAAAAGCGTTAAACTTTTTATCTTCTCGGCGTGGATTATTGGAAGGGATAGTGCTCAGTGGCGGCGAAGCCACAACGTATCCAAATCTGATCCCTTTTTGTCATTCGATTAAAGCGTTAGGCTTCAAACTGAAACTCGATACCAACGGTATGCGTCCAGATGTTGTCAAAGAACTGCTTGAAGAGAATCTGCTCGATTATGTCGCTTTGGATTATAAAGCACCGGCTTCTGAAATGAGCCGAATATGCGGCGGCGGGTCTGAAAAACGGTTTTGGGAGTGTTTGGATACGGTGCAATCACATGGTGTTGATTTTGAAGTACGTACAACATTGCATCCTGATATTTTGAATGAACGTCAGATCATAACAATGGCAAACAAACTGAAAGCTATGGGATATCAGAAACCTTTTTACGTACAGGTTTTTCGTGCGGGAACAGAGACATTAGGGAAGGTTGAATCTCCGTCTCGTCCAATTGATTTAGACCTTTTATCCCATTTCGTCGCATTGCGATATTAA
- the nrdD gene encoding anaerobic ribonucleoside-triphosphate reductase, with protein MKSHEILEMNAAKRTRCMVYTRVMGYHRPVESFNLGKKGEHKERICFQESSKRHASAL; from the coding sequence ATGAAGTCTCATGAAATTTTAGAAATGAATGCCGCAAAACGTACCCGTTGTATGGTCTATACGAGAGTGATGGGATATCACCGACCGGTAGAGAGTTTCAATCTCGGTAAAAAAGGGGAACATAAAGAGCGTATATGCTTTCAAGAATCCTCGAAACGCCATGCATCCGCTCTATGA